From the Candidatus Poribacteria bacterium genome, one window contains:
- a CDS encoding tetratricopeptide repeat protein, whose product MKKTVLNPTFIVLIVCLGFNTSFLQISSAAEKWESNMRKDFSKMLREKKKPAEKHRELILKWQKEGRLSTLLTLYTAANENRQAQEPSSAKIEAAFYYGLGYVHALQATETGEELNTAITYLQRALEINPDLFWARFNLGGIYQEQGKDELALAEFESCIDLNPSYYPVYYRIGEIHLKRQHYPEALHAFESARKLNRKWEYPQYGIGLVYFAQGEIDRAREAFENITRQKKKFAPAYFKLGQVLAMEGFFDDALKEYAKGSQHQDYSGQVLYELAVIFDEKGNTDGAIRLYQRTIEVEPTHAKAHFALGEVLYASGDTVTAVQHYLQALALTPSITDTFYEPLEPYFAGLMTPDEAMPLLEKAMLVLPDDPRSHFYAGIIKADVGNIEKAIEHYEKTLEIIEADASYLQIELTLGNLNDVYFKLGELYHQQGDVNTAVAYFKRALELNPELADRFITQGQRAFDAGNYQEAIEPLNTHLLLFPEDISATYLLGQSYEADSDTDSALVFYERTLALDPQRPDVLLKMAHIYRGREAHQQAVNTLQRIIEIAPETTEAHYLLALSYLSLKQPDDALSAFLATVRLRPDDVAAHYHAAIVFEQKGEIDNAIAHYEKTITLDTTLLENDIGRSLQTPLPGVEATEAEPFFRLGAIYRERNDEDNIIRVYQPALEIEPAHPELHHLLAVIFEKRDEREDAIRYYGLANQYNPEKFDWHYSYARVLDRHAETLGDDYHKHAEMAVTEYTTTIALNPDYIDAYFYRGMLTLRYRQIGKTLYRYSQILEDFRQVAEFQPRNREANYQLGVIYLEIDRHRLAKEVFKKMLSYAPKYRGIHLHLGQIAEWEQMWKQAIQHYEAEAALIQQPPEESDDIAVKTYQRLGNLYYAHALDYNAAKETLEKALALDDTHVQTLLNYGNNLFSMDLLGAAAEQFERVIQLEPGNLTANYNLALMYEYTEKSAQAKAQWQRFLDLDPPEQWKNEAKKHLNQ is encoded by the coding sequence ATGAAAAAAACAGTGCTAAATCCCACATTTATTGTGCTAATTGTATGCTTAGGATTCAATACATCTTTCCTACAAATTTCCTCCGCGGCGGAAAAATGGGAATCGAACATGAGAAAAGACTTCTCAAAGATGTTGCGGGAGAAGAAAAAACCCGCGGAGAAACATCGCGAACTCATCCTCAAGTGGCAGAAAGAGGGACGACTTTCCACACTTCTGACGCTTTATACGGCGGCGAATGAGAATCGCCAGGCACAGGAGCCTTCATCCGCCAAAATTGAGGCAGCGTTCTACTACGGTTTAGGCTACGTACATGCCCTCCAAGCTACGGAAACCGGTGAAGAACTAAATACTGCAATTACCTATTTGCAACGCGCACTTGAGATTAATCCAGATCTATTTTGGGCGCGCTTCAACCTCGGCGGTATCTATCAGGAACAAGGCAAAGACGAATTGGCACTTGCTGAATTTGAGTCTTGCATCGATTTAAACCCGAGTTACTACCCTGTTTACTATCGCATCGGTGAGATTCATTTGAAACGGCAGCACTACCCGGAGGCACTCCACGCCTTCGAGTCAGCACGGAAGTTGAATCGGAAGTGGGAGTATCCGCAATACGGTATCGGTTTAGTCTACTTCGCACAAGGTGAGATAGACCGCGCCCGAGAGGCATTTGAGAATATTACCCGTCAAAAAAAGAAGTTCGCTCCCGCCTACTTCAAACTTGGACAGGTGCTTGCCATGGAAGGTTTCTTTGATGATGCATTGAAAGAATACGCCAAAGGGTCCCAACATCAAGACTACTCCGGACAGGTGCTTTACGAGTTGGCGGTTATCTTCGATGAAAAAGGCAATACAGATGGAGCAATTCGGCTATATCAACGCACAATTGAGGTTGAACCAACCCATGCAAAAGCACATTTCGCGCTTGGAGAAGTCCTCTATGCAAGTGGTGATACCGTGACAGCGGTCCAACACTATCTACAAGCATTGGCACTCACGCCAAGCATTACGGACACTTTCTATGAACCGCTTGAACCTTACTTCGCCGGATTGATGACCCCAGATGAAGCGATGCCACTTTTAGAGAAAGCGATGCTTGTTCTCCCTGACGATCCACGCTCTCACTTTTATGCAGGCATCATTAAGGCGGACGTAGGCAACATTGAAAAAGCCATTGAACATTACGAAAAGACGCTTGAAATTATTGAGGCGGACGCGAGTTATCTACAAATTGAACTCACTTTGGGAAACCTTAACGATGTTTATTTCAAACTTGGTGAACTTTATCACCAACAGGGAGATGTAAACACTGCTGTTGCCTACTTTAAACGTGCCTTGGAATTAAATCCAGAATTGGCAGATAGATTTATCACACAGGGACAACGCGCTTTCGATGCAGGCAACTACCAAGAAGCCATTGAGCCGTTAAATACACACCTCCTACTGTTTCCAGAAGACATCAGTGCTACCTATCTGCTGGGGCAAAGTTACGAGGCTGATAGCGATACAGATAGCGCACTTGTTTTTTATGAACGCACTTTGGCATTAGACCCACAGCGACCAGATGTGCTTCTCAAGATGGCTCACATTTATCGTGGACGCGAGGCACATCAACAGGCGGTTAACACCTTACAACGAATTATTGAAATCGCGCCTGAAACGACTGAAGCACACTATCTGCTGGCACTCTCTTATCTTTCACTAAAGCAGCCTGATGATGCGTTATCCGCATTTCTTGCTACTGTTCGGTTGCGTCCAGACGATGTCGCAGCACACTACCACGCGGCAATCGTTTTTGAGCAGAAGGGCGAGATAGACAACGCCATTGCACATTATGAGAAAACGATTACGCTTGATACAACGCTGCTTGAAAACGACATAGGCAGGAGCTTACAAACTCCCTTGCCGGGCGTTGAAGCAACAGAAGCGGAGCCCTTTTTCCGACTCGGTGCGATCTATCGTGAACGCAACGACGAGGATAATATCATCCGTGTGTATCAACCTGCATTGGAAATAGAGCCTGCGCATCCAGAACTTCATCACCTCCTTGCTGTTATTTTTGAGAAGCGGGACGAGCGTGAAGATGCGATTCGGTACTACGGATTAGCGAATCAGTACAACCCGGAAAAATTCGATTGGCACTATAGTTATGCACGCGTGCTTGACCGACACGCTGAAACGCTCGGAGATGACTATCATAAACATGCTGAGATGGCTGTTACAGAGTACACGACAACCATTGCGCTGAATCCGGACTATATAGATGCTTACTTTTATCGCGGGATGCTCACGCTTCGTTATAGGCAGATAGGCAAAACGCTTTATCGCTATAGCCAAATTTTAGAGGATTTCAGGCAAGTGGCTGAATTCCAACCCAGAAATCGTGAAGCGAACTACCAGCTCGGGGTCATTTACCTTGAAATTGATCGGCATCGTCTCGCCAAAGAAGTTTTTAAGAAGATGCTCTCTTACGCGCCAAAATATAGGGGCATCCATCTGCACCTGGGACAGATTGCGGAATGGGAGCAGATGTGGAAACAGGCAATTCAGCACTATGAAGCGGAAGCCGCGCTTATTCAACAACCGCCTGAAGAAAGCGATGATATTGCCGTCAAAACGTATCAACGTCTCGGTAATCTCTACTATGCACACGCCTTAGATTACAATGCGGCGAAAGAGACGTTGGAGAAGGCACTTGCTTTAGATGATACACACGTGCAAACGCTGCTCAACTACGGTAATAATCTTTTCAGTATGGATTTACTCGGCGCAGCTGCAGAACAATTTGAACGAGTGATACAACTGGAACCGGGCAACTTGACAGCGAACTATAACTTGGCGTTGATGTATGAATATACAGAAAAGAGCGCACAAGCGAAAGCCCAGTGGCAACGTTTTCTCGATCTTGATCCACCGGAGCAGTGGAAAAATGAGGCAAAAAAACACCTGAATCAATAA
- a CDS encoding biotin--[acetyl-CoA-carboxylase] ligase: protein MDVTHLRATLQTAFIGCQIEHHTQVASTNDIGITRGKTGAAEGTLIIAEHQTAGRGRYGRKWSAPPRKSLLVSVVLRHRLLRDQVALPNLIGAIAIAQALRTTHKLDARIKVPNDVRIKGKKVAGVLTELAYDDQQHPFFVLGFGVNVNSTLEDFPPELRETATSVRIAAARMGNQDAEICRTSLLQIILCQLEKTYQQLKTGETDLIMRQFEALQERTSHEDDR from the coding sequence ATGGATGTTACGCATCTGCGTGCGACGCTTCAGACCGCTTTCATTGGTTGTCAAATCGAACACCATACGCAAGTTGCCTCTACCAACGACATCGGTATTACGCGTGGGAAAACCGGTGCAGCAGAGGGAACCCTCATCATTGCGGAACATCAGACCGCTGGACGCGGGAGATATGGCAGGAAATGGAGTGCTCCCCCCAGAAAGAGTCTTCTTGTGTCCGTTGTGCTTAGGCATCGCTTGCTTCGCGATCAAGTTGCGCTTCCCAATCTCATCGGTGCAATCGCCATTGCACAGGCACTTCGCACAACACACAAACTTGATGCCCGGATTAAGGTGCCTAACGATGTCCGGATCAAGGGAAAAAAGGTGGCGGGTGTACTCACAGAACTTGCTTACGATGACCAGCAGCACCCGTTTTTTGTCTTGGGTTTTGGCGTGAATGTCAATAGCACTTTAGAGGATTTCCCGCCGGAACTGCGTGAAACGGCAACCTCTGTACGGATAGCAGCTGCCCGTATGGGAAACCAGGACGCTGAGATCTGCCGAACCTCGTTGTTACAAATCATACTTTGTCAATTGGAAAAAACCTACCAGCAATTGAAAACAGGTGAGACAGATTTAATCATGCGGCAGTTTGAGGCGTTACAGGAAAGGACATCACATGAAGACGATCGTTAG
- the trpC gene encoding indole-3-glycerol phosphate synthase TrpC, giving the protein MILDTIIAHKRKELAAEQAQVPLTKLESEVKNLPPTRDFGAACKPKLAVKSRDAITGSDAVKLIAEVKKKSPSKGIIREDFDPVSIAETYVENGAAAISVLTDKHFFSGELAYLCAIRDVVDVPLLRKDFTIDAYHIYQARVAGADAILLIVAALTAPELRTFMDVAESLSLACLVEVHTQEELAIALDVDAQIIGINNRNLHTFETDIATTFRLRETIPTDRVVVSESGIYSREDVTRLREANVQAMLVGESLMRSPDIGQQVRCLIS; this is encoded by the coding sequence TTGATATTAGACACAATCATCGCACATAAACGGAAAGAGTTAGCAGCTGAACAGGCACAGGTGCCGCTTACGAAGTTGGAATCAGAGGTTAAGAACCTACCACCAACGCGGGATTTTGGCGCAGCTTGCAAGCCAAAACTTGCTGTCAAAAGCCGTGATGCCATTACGGGTAGCGATGCTGTTAAGCTTATCGCAGAGGTGAAGAAGAAATCACCGAGTAAAGGCATTATCCGTGAAGACTTCGATCCGGTGTCAATTGCCGAAACCTACGTTGAAAACGGTGCTGCTGCCATTTCTGTGCTCACGGACAAACATTTTTTTTCAGGCGAACTCGCCTATTTGTGCGCAATTCGAGATGTCGTTGACGTACCACTGCTCAGAAAAGATTTCACGATTGATGCTTACCACATCTATCAAGCGCGCGTCGCCGGGGCGGATGCTATCTTACTAATTGTAGCAGCACTGACAGCACCAGAATTGCGGACGTTTATGGATGTCGCTGAGTCGTTGTCGCTGGCGTGTCTGGTGGAGGTACATACACAAGAAGAATTGGCTATCGCGTTGGACGTTGATGCGCAGATTATCGGTATCAACAACCGAAATTTGCACACGTTTGAAACGGACATCGCAACAACGTTCCGATTACGTGAGACTATCCCGACGGACAGGGTTGTGGTAAGTGAAAGTGGTATCTATTCGCGTGAAGACGTTACGAGGCTGCGGGAAGCAAATGTGCAGGCGATGCTTGTCGGTGAGTCATTGATGCGGAGTCCCGATATTGGACAACAGGTTCGATGTCTAATTTCTTGA
- the rbsK gene encoding ribokinase gives MNHTTPKVTVVGSLNVDLVCHATHRPNKGETLIGDAFDIFTGGKGFNQATAAARLGAEVTLIGSVGADLFGDMLLTATANEHIDSRFVTKRTNVGTGVATIVIEPDGDNSIIVVPRANMALTTADIDAAADWIADADVLLLQLETPIAASEHAAAIAKRHDTRVILNPAPAQPLPDSLLRYVDILTPNQSETELLSRLKVSNHEEACRAAEVLRARMVDTVDAAVVLTLGEQGALMLTATSSEHISALPVEPVDTTGAGDAFCGALATALASGETLHSAVAFANAAGAAAVTVTGATPSMPTRAKIECLLESEK, from the coding sequence ATGAACCATACAACACCGAAAGTTACCGTTGTTGGCAGTTTGAATGTTGATCTGGTGTGTCACGCGACACACCGACCGAACAAAGGAGAAACGCTCATCGGTGATGCTTTTGATATTTTCACGGGTGGGAAAGGATTTAATCAAGCAACTGCTGCCGCACGATTGGGTGCTGAAGTCACGCTTATCGGAAGTGTTGGCGCGGATCTTTTTGGAGATATGCTGCTCACAGCGACAGCAAATGAACATATTGACAGCAGGTTTGTCACAAAACGTACGAACGTTGGTACAGGTGTTGCAACTATCGTGATTGAACCGGATGGCGACAATAGCATTATCGTCGTGCCGCGCGCAAATATGGCACTCACAACAGCGGATATAGATGCCGCTGCCGATTGGATCGCGGACGCGGATGTACTCCTTTTGCAATTAGAAACACCGATTGCAGCGTCCGAACATGCTGCAGCAATTGCCAAGAGACACGACACACGGGTAATATTAAATCCCGCACCGGCGCAACCACTACCGGATAGTCTTTTGAGATACGTTGATATTCTCACACCAAACCAATCCGAGACGGAGTTACTATCGCGGTTGAAGGTGAGTAATCACGAAGAGGCGTGCCGCGCAGCAGAGGTGCTACGCGCTCGGATGGTGGATACCGTAGATGCTGCTGTCGTGCTAACGCTTGGAGAACAGGGTGCATTGATGTTGACAGCCACATCATCTGAACATATCTCCGCGCTGCCTGTTGAACCTGTAGATACTACAGGCGCAGGCGATGCTTTTTGTGGCGCACTCGCAACCGCCTTGGCGAGCGGTGAAACCTTACATTCAGCAGTTGCGTTTGCAAATGCCGCTGGCGCGGCAGCGGTCACTGTTACGGGTGCAACACCTTCCATGCCGACACGCGCGAAAATTGAATGTCTATTAGAATCTGAAAAATAA
- a CDS encoding DUF523 domain-containing protein, translating to MKTIVSACLLGVRCRYDGGDSQNETAMKQKETSELIPVCPEESGGLPTPRPPAEIVGGDGEDVLNGKAKVMTVDGRDVTDAYLKGAHHALQVAQAHGATQVILKARSPSCGCGDIYDGTFSGTLTSGDGVTTALLKRHGITVTSL from the coding sequence ATGAAGACGATCGTTAGTGCTTGTCTCTTGGGTGTGCGCTGTCGATACGACGGCGGCGACAGCCAAAATGAAACAGCGATGAAACAGAAGGAAACGTCCGAACTCATTCCTGTCTGTCCCGAAGAGTCTGGCGGGTTGCCAACGCCGCGTCCTCCGGCAGAGATTGTCGGCGGCGATGGTGAGGATGTCCTAAACGGTAAGGCAAAAGTTATGACTGTTGATGGGAGAGATGTGACTGATGCCTATTTAAAGGGTGCCCATCACGCCTTACAAGTCGCACAAGCACACGGGGCAACGCAGGTGATTCTCAAAGCGAGAAGTCCATCCTGTGGCTGCGGCGACATCTACGACGGTACTTTTTCCGGGACCCTTACGTCCGGCGACGGCGTGACCACAGCACTCCTGAAACGACACGGCATTACCGTTACTTCGCTGTAG